Proteins found in one Campylobacter concisus genomic segment:
- the rpsH gene encoding 30S ribosomal protein S8 — MLNDLISDGLTRIRNASMRKLETAKLLHSKVVEATLSILAAKGYVESYNVIEEGNKKFINVVLKYDEYGRSVINELKRVSKPGRRVYQGKDDIKRFKNGYGTVIVSTSKGVMSGIEASKVGVGGEVLCTVW; from the coding sequence ATGTTAAACGATTTAATATCAGATGGATTAACACGCATTAGAAATGCAAGTATGAGAAAGCTTGAAACTGCGAAATTGCTTCATTCTAAGGTTGTTGAGGCTACTCTTTCTATCCTTGCAGCAAAAGGCTATGTAGAGAGCTACAACGTTATCGAAGAAGGTAACAAGAAATTTATAAATGTAGTTTTAAAGTATGATGAGTACGGCAGAAGTGTTATAAACGAGCTTAAAAGGGTTTCAAAACCTGGTCGCCGTGTTTATCAAGGCAAAGACGACATTAAGCGTTTTAAAAATGGTTACGGAACAGTTATCGTTAGCACAAGCAAAGGCGTTATGAGCGGTATTGAGGCAAGTAAAGTCGGCGTTGGTGGCGAGGTTCTTTGCACGGTTTGGTAA
- the rplF gene encoding 50S ribosomal protein L6 — translation MSRIGKQPIAIPSGVDVSVENNVLKFKKGNHIKELDTKGHVDVKVENGHIVFAPKGEDRQSRAYWGTYRALANNIVTGITAGFTRQLEINGVGYKAAAKGKILELSLGFSHLINYELPAGVEASVEKNVITIKGDDKQVVGQVAAQVRGFRPPEPYKGKGVKYLEERIIRKAGKTSKK, via the coding sequence ATGTCACGTATTGGAAAACAGCCTATCGCTATCCCAAGTGGTGTAGACGTTAGCGTTGAAAATAATGTCCTAAAATTTAAAAAGGGCAATCATATAAAAGAGCTTGACACAAAAGGTCATGTTGATGTCAAGGTAGAAAATGGTCATATAGTTTTTGCTCCAAAAGGCGAAGATCGCCAAAGTAGAGCTTACTGGGGAACATATAGAGCACTTGCTAATAACATCGTAACTGGTATCACTGCGGGATTTACTCGCCAGCTTGAGATCAACGGCGTTGGTTATAAAGCAGCTGCAAAAGGTAAAATTTTAGAGCTTTCTCTTGGTTTTTCACACCTTATCAACTATGAGCTACCAGCAGGCGTTGAAGCTAGTGTTGAGAAAAACGTTATTACTATCAAAGGCGATGACAAACAAGTAGTAGGTCAAGTGGCTGCTCAAGTTAGAGGATTTAGACCACCTGAGCCATATAAAGGCAAAGGCGTTAAATATCTAGAAGAACGCATCATCCGCAAAGCGGGCAAGACATCTAAGAAGTAA
- the rpsE gene encoding 30S ribosomal protein S5 has translation MEKYNREEFEEVIVDIGRVTKVVKGGRRFRFTALVVVGNRNGLVGFGYGKAKEVPDAMRKAIDDAFKNIIHVKIKGTTIPHDVEVKYNASRMLLRPASEGTGVIAGGSARPIIELAGIKDILTKSLGSNNSANVVRATIKALSLLKS, from the coding sequence ATGGAAAAATATAATAGAGAAGAATTTGAAGAAGTAATCGTCGATATCGGTCGGGTTACAAAGGTTGTTAAAGGTGGTCGTAGATTTAGATTTACAGCTTTAGTTGTTGTTGGTAATAGAAATGGTCTAGTTGGCTTTGGTTATGGTAAAGCTAAAGAGGTACCAGATGCGATGAGAAAAGCGATTGACGACGCATTTAAAAATATTATCCACGTTAAGATCAAAGGCACAACTATCCCTCACGATGTAGAGGTAAAATACAACGCAAGTAGAATGCTACTTCGCCCAGCTAGCGAGGGTACTGGTGTTATCGCTGGTGGTAGTGCACGTCCTATTATCGAGCTTGCAGGTATTAAGGATATCCTTACTAAATCACTTGGCTCAAACAACTCAGCAAACGTCGTTCGTGCTACTATAAAAGCACTTAGTTTGCTAAAAAGCTAA
- the infA gene encoding translation initiation factor IF-1, translating into MAKDDVIEIDGNVVEALPNATFKVELDNKHIILCHIAGKMRMHYIKIMPGDRVKVELTPYSLDKGRITYRYK; encoded by the coding sequence GTGGCAAAAGACGATGTCATTGAGATTGATGGAAACGTTGTTGAGGCACTACCAAATGCAACTTTTAAAGTTGAGCTTGACAACAAACATATAATTTTATGTCATATCGCCGGAAAAATGAGAATGCATTATATAAAGATAATGCCTGGCGACCGCGTAAAAGTAGAACTTACGCCATATAGCCTAGACAAGGGCAGGATCACTTATAGATATAAGTAA
- the rpsK gene encoding 30S ribosomal protein S11 — protein MAKRKIVKKKVVRKSIAKGIVYISATFNNTMVTVTDEMGNAIAWSSAGGLGFKGSKKSTPYAAQQAVEDALNKAKEHGIKEVGIKVQGPGSGRETAVKSVGTVEGIKVSFFKDITPLPHNGCRPPKRRRV, from the coding sequence ATGGCGAAAAGAAAAATTGTTAAGAAAAAAGTAGTTAGAAAAAGCATAGCCAAAGGTATCGTTTATATCAGTGCAACATTTAACAACACTATGGTAACTGTAACTGATGAAATGGGAAATGCTATTGCATGGAGTAGTGCAGGTGGCTTAGGCTTTAAAGGTAGCAAAAAATCAACTCCTTATGCAGCTCAACAGGCAGTTGAAGACGCTCTAAATAAAGCAAAAGAGCATGGTATAAAAGAAGTTGGTATTAAGGTTCAAGGTCCAGGTAGCGGACGTGAAACGGCTGTTAAAAGTGTAGGAACTGTTGAAGGAATTAAAGTATCTTTCTTTAAAGACATTACACCTTTACCACACAATGGTTGTAGACCGCCAAAACGCCGCCGCGTATAA
- the rpsC gene encoding 30S ribosomal protein S3, whose product MGQKVNPIGLRLGINRNWESRWFPTKQSLPENIGEDYKIRAFLKKKLYYAGISQILIERTAKKLRVTVVAARPGIIIGKKGQDVENLKNEVSKLIGKEVNVNIKEERKAQASAQLAAENVAMQLEKRVAFRRAMKKVIQGAQKSGAKGIKISVAGRLGGAEMARTEWYLEGRVPLHTLRAKIDYGVAEAHTTYGNIGIKVWIFKGEVLQKGVQPEKTEEEAPKKTRRARRGK is encoded by the coding sequence ATGGGACAAAAAGTAAATCCAATAGGTCTTAGACTAGGAATTAACCGCAACTGGGAATCTAGATGGTTTCCAACCAAACAAAGTCTTCCTGAAAATATCGGTGAAGATTACAAAATTCGTGCATTTTTAAAGAAAAAACTTTACTATGCAGGAATCAGCCAAATTCTAATCGAAAGAACGGCTAAAAAACTTCGTGTAACCGTAGTTGCAGCTCGTCCTGGTATCATCATCGGCAAAAAAGGTCAAGATGTTGAAAACCTAAAGAACGAAGTTAGCAAACTTATCGGTAAAGAAGTAAATGTAAATATCAAAGAAGAAAGAAAAGCTCAAGCTTCAGCTCAACTTGCTGCTGAAAACGTAGCTATGCAACTTGAAAAGCGTGTCGCATTTAGACGTGCTATGAAAAAAGTTATCCAAGGTGCTCAAAAATCAGGCGCTAAAGGTATCAAAATTTCAGTTGCTGGTCGTTTAGGTGGTGCTGAGATGGCAAGAACCGAGTGGTATCTAGAAGGTCGCGTTCCGCTTCATACTCTTAGAGCAAAGATAGATTATGGTGTAGCTGAGGCTCATACGACTTATGGAAACATAGGTATTAAAGTATGGATTTTTAAAGGTGAAGTTCTTCAAAAAGGTGTTCAACCTGAGAAAACTGAAGAAGAAGCACCTAAGAAAACACGTAGAGCAAGAAGAGGTAAATAA
- the secY gene encoding preprotein translocase subunit SecY: protein MDKTLTNKILITLAFLFAYRILAYVPVPGVNVDVIKEFFNSNNSNALGLFNMFSGKAAERLSIISLGIMPYITASIIMELLAATFPKLGQMKKERDGMQKYMQIIRYATIVITLVQSIGVSIGLQSLSGRGGEQAIMIDINLFIAISAVSMLTGTMLLMWIGEQITQRGIGNGISLIIFAGIVSGIPSAIGGTVNLVNTSEMNFLTVIAILVIILATIGAIIFVEMGERRIPISYSRKVIMENQNKRIMNYIPIKVNLSGVIPPIFASAILMFPSTILQASTNPIIQAINDFLSPNGYMFNFLTFLFIIFFAFFYASIVFNTKDISENLKKQGGFIPGVRPGESTASYLNEVAGRLTLGGALYLGIISTLPWVLVKTMGVPFYFGGTSVLIVVSVALDTMRRIEAQSYTNKYQTLSAVGL from the coding sequence ATGGATAAAACACTGACCAACAAGATTTTAATCACGTTGGCATTTTTGTTCGCATACAGGATACTGGCTTATGTGCCAGTTCCTGGTGTTAATGTCGACGTAATTAAAGAATTTTTCAATTCAAACAATAGCAATGCCTTGGGTCTATTTAATATGTTTAGTGGTAAAGCCGCCGAGCGTTTAAGTATCATATCTCTAGGTATCATGCCTTACATCACAGCTTCGATTATTATGGAACTTCTAGCAGCGACATTTCCAAAGTTAGGTCAGATGAAAAAAGAGCGCGACGGTATGCAAAAATATATGCAAATTATACGCTATGCAACCATCGTCATCACTCTTGTGCAATCAATCGGTGTTTCTATCGGACTTCAAAGCTTAAGCGGACGCGGTGGCGAACAAGCTATCATGATAGATATAAATTTATTTATCGCGATATCTGCTGTATCTATGCTAACTGGAACTATGCTGCTTATGTGGATAGGTGAGCAAATAACGCAACGTGGTATAGGCAACGGTATAAGTCTTATCATCTTTGCTGGTATCGTCTCTGGTATACCTAGTGCGATCGGTGGAACTGTAAATTTAGTAAATACTTCTGAGATGAATTTCCTAACAGTTATCGCTATTTTGGTGATTATCTTAGCTACTATTGGTGCTATTATATTTGTCGAGATGGGCGAAAGGCGTATCCCTATTTCTTACTCAAGAAAAGTGATAATGGAAAATCAAAACAAACGTATAATGAACTATATACCGATCAAAGTAAATTTAAGTGGCGTTATTCCACCGATATTTGCTAGTGCGATTTTGATGTTTCCTAGTACTATTTTACAGGCTAGTACAAATCCGATCATCCAAGCTATCAACGACTTTTTAAGTCCAAATGGCTATATGTTTAACTTTTTAACATTTTTATTTATCATCTTCTTTGCGTTTTTCTACGCATCAATCGTGTTTAACACAAAAGATATAAGTGAAAATTTAAAGAAACAAGGCGGATTTATCCCAGGCGTTAGACCAGGTGAGAGTACAGCTAGCTATCTAAATGAAGTAGCTGGAAGGCTAACTTTAGGTGGTGCTTTATACTTGGGTATCATTTCAACACTGCCTTGGGTACTTGTAAAGACTATGGGTGTTCCATTTTATTTTGGTGGCACGTCAGTACTTATTGTGGTTTCAGTAGCACTTGATACGATGAGGCGTATAGAAGCCCAGTCTTATACAAACAAATACCAAACTCTAAGTGCAGTAGGTCTATAA
- the rpsQ gene encoding 30S ribosomal protein S17 — translation MALKREIQGVVLQKAGDKTATILVERRVMHPRYHKFVKRFKKYLVHDEKNETRAGDTVVAIECRPLSARKNFRLKAVLAKGVE, via the coding sequence ATGGCATTAAAAAGAGAAATTCAAGGTGTTGTTTTACAAAAAGCTGGAGATAAAACAGCTACTATTTTGGTAGAAAGACGCGTTATGCACCCAAGATACCATAAATTTGTAAAACGCTTTAAAAAATATTTAGTTCATGATGAGAAAAATGAGACAAGAGCAGGCGATACAGTTGTTGCGATCGAGTGCAGACCACTTTCAGCTCGCAAGAATTTTCGCTTAAAAGCTGTATTGGCAAAGGGAGTTGAGTAA
- a CDS encoding type Z 30S ribosomal protein S14 — MAKKSMIAKAARKPKFAVRGYTRCQICGRPHSVYKDFGICRVCLRKMANEGLIPGLKKASW, encoded by the coding sequence ATGGCAAAGAAATCAATGATAGCAAAAGCTGCACGCAAGCCAAAATTTGCGGTTCGCGGCTACACTAGATGCCAAATTTGCGGTCGTCCGCACTCTGTTTATAAAGATTTTGGAATTTGCCGTGTTTGCCTAAGAAAAATGGCTAACGAAGGCCTAATACCTGGTCTTAAAAAAGCAAGTTGGTAA
- the rpsM gene encoding 30S ribosomal protein S13: MARIAGVDLPNKKRIEYGLTYIYGIGLYKSRQILDAAGISYDKRVYELSEDEAAAIRKEIQEHHIVEGDLRKQVAMDIKALMDLGSYRGLRHRKGLPVRGQKTKTNARTRKGRRKTVGAATK; the protein is encoded by the coding sequence ATGGCACGTATTGCAGGTGTAGATTTACCAAACAAAAAGAGAATAGAGTATGGTTTGACTTATATCTATGGTATAGGTCTTTACAAATCTCGTCAAATTCTTGACGCAGCTGGAATTTCTTATGACAAGAGAGTTTATGAGCTTAGTGAAGATGAAGCGGCAGCTATCCGTAAAGAAATTCAAGAGCATCATATCGTTGAGGGTGATTTGAGAAAACAAGTTGCTATGGATATCAAAGCTCTTATGGATCTTGGAAGTTATAGAGGTCTTCGCCACAGAAAAGGTCTTCCTGTTCGTGGTCAAAAGACTAAAACTAATGCTAGAACCAGAAAAGGCAGACGTAAAACTGTCGGTGCAGCTACTAAGTAA
- the rpsS gene encoding 30S ribosomal protein S19 — MARSLKKGPFVDDHVMKKVIAAKNANDNKPIKTWSRRSTIVPEMIGLTFNVHNGKSFIPVYVTENHIGYKLGEFAPTRTFKGHKGSVQKKIGK, encoded by the coding sequence ATGGCAAGATCACTCAAAAAAGGTCCTTTCGTAGATGATCATGTAATGAAAAAAGTTATTGCCGCAAAAAATGCAAACGATAACAAACCAATCAAGACTTGGTCAAGACGTAGCACGATTGTACCTGAAATGATTGGACTAACATTTAACGTTCATAATGGCAAGAGCTTTATTCCTGTATATGTTACAGAAAATCATATAGGCTATAAACTTGGCGAATTTGCTCCAACGCGCACATTTAAGGGTCACAAAGGCTCAGTGCAAAAGAAAATCGGCAAGTAA
- the rplR gene encoding 50S ribosomal protein L18 yields the protein MTAKVLKRKIALRIKRKRRIRGKISGVATCPRVSIFKSNRTLYVQAIDDVTATTLAAVDGRKIGIKANKEGAVTLAKEFAKALKAKKIDVAVFDRNGYLYHGVIAAFAEALRENGIKL from the coding sequence ATGACAGCAAAAGTACTAAAAAGAAAAATCGCTCTTAGAATTAAGAGAAAAAGAAGAATCAGAGGTAAAATTTCTGGTGTTGCAACTTGCCCAAGAGTTTCTATTTTCAAATCAAACAGAACTCTTTATGTTCAAGCGATTGACGACGTTACAGCTACTACACTAGCTGCGGTTGATGGCAGAAAGATAGGCATAAAAGCAAATAAAGAAGGTGCGGTCACTTTAGCTAAAGAATTTGCTAAGGCTTTAAAAGCTAAGAAGATAGATGTTGCAGTTTTTGATAGAAATGGTTATTTATACCATGGCGTTATCGCAGCATTTGCTGAAGCTTTAAGAGAAAATGGCATCAAGCTATAA
- the rplV gene encoding 50S ribosomal protein L22, whose protein sequence is MSKAIIKFVRLSPTKARLIAREVQGMNAELALASLQFMPNRGAKFIANAISSAVANGGFEPEEVVVTSCRVDAGPVLKRFRPRARGTASKIRKPTSHVMVEVSKPEKKEA, encoded by the coding sequence ATGAGTAAAGCAATTATAAAATTCGTAAGACTTTCTCCTACAAAAGCAAGACTTATAGCAAGAGAAGTTCAAGGCATGAATGCCGAGCTAGCACTTGCAAGCTTGCAATTTATGCCAAATCGTGGTGCTAAATTTATAGCAAACGCTATTAGCTCAGCAGTAGCAAATGGCGGATTTGAGCCAGAAGAGGTTGTAGTAACTAGTTGCCGCGTTGACGCTGGTCCTGTATTAAAGAGATTTAGACCAAGAGCAAGAGGAACAGCGAGCAAAATTCGCAAACCTACTTCTCATGTAATGGTAGAAGTATCTAAACCTGAAAAGAAGGAAGCATAA
- the rplP gene encoding 50S ribosomal protein L16: MLMPKRTKFRKQMKGRNRGYATRGASLATGEFALKAVEAGRINSRQIEAARQALTRHVKRQAKIWIRVFPDKPLTKKPLQTRMGKGKAGVEEWVMNIKPGRIIFEMAGVSEELAREALTLALHKLPFKSKFVTRESENEIY, from the coding sequence ATGTTGATGCCTAAAAGAACGAAATTTCGTAAGCAAATGAAAGGTCGCAACCGTGGTTATGCGACTCGTGGAGCATCTTTAGCAACTGGCGAATTTGCACTTAAAGCTGTTGAAGCTGGCAGAATAAATTCTCGCCAAATAGAAGCTGCTCGTCAAGCTCTAACTCGTCACGTAAAAAGACAGGCTAAAATTTGGATTAGGGTTTTCCCTGATAAGCCACTTACTAAAAAACCTCTACAAACTCGTATGGGTAAAGGTAAGGCTGGAGTTGAAGAGTGGGTTATGAATATCAAACCTGGTCGTATAATATTTGAAATGGCTGGTGTTAGCGAAGAGTTAGCTCGTGAAGCTCTAACTTTGGCTTTACACAAACTTCCTTTCAAATCAAAATTTGTAACGCGAGAGAGTGAAAATGAAATATACTGA
- the rplN gene encoding 50S ribosomal protein L14 encodes MIQSFTRLAVADNSGAKELMCIKVLGGSKRRYATLGDIIVCSVKKALPNGKIKKGQVVKAVVVRTKKEVQRDNGSLIRFDENAAVILDSKKEPVGTRIFGPVGREVRYANFMKIVSLAPEVL; translated from the coding sequence ATGATTCAAAGTTTTACAAGACTTGCAGTTGCTGATAATAGTGGTGCAAAAGAGTTAATGTGTATAAAAGTTCTTGGCGGCAGCAAAAGAAGATACGCTACACTTGGCGATATCATAGTTTGCTCTGTTAAAAAAGCTCTTCCAAATGGTAAGATCAAAAAAGGACAGGTTGTAAAAGCTGTTGTCGTAAGAACTAAAAAAGAGGTTCAAAGAGATAATGGTTCGCTAATCCGCTTTGACGAGAACGCAGCTGTTATACTTGATAGCAAAAAAGAGCCAGTCGGCACTCGTATTTTTGGACCAGTTGGACGTGAGGTTAGATATGCTAACTTTATGAAGATTGTTTCGCTAGCTCCGGAGGTTTTATAA
- the map gene encoding type I methionyl aminopeptidase yields MAITLKRPAEIEKMRAANKIVARTLDHISTIIKPGISLLEIDKICEDMIRAAGAKPAFKGLYGFPNAACISVNEVVIHGIPNEYKLKEGDIVSVDIGSNLDGYFGDSARTFGVGKISKEDEALIACSKDALYFAIDYIRAGMHFKEICYELEKFILGRGYVPLRGYCGHGIGKRPHEEPEIPNYLEGHNPKAGPKIKEGMVFCIEPMICQKDGTPVLGSDNWKVTSKDGLRTSHYEHCMAIVNGKAEILSQA; encoded by the coding sequence ATGGCTATCACGCTTAAAAGACCAGCTGAGATAGAGAAAATGAGAGCGGCGAACAAGATCGTCGCTCGAACTCTTGATCACATTTCTACGATTATAAAGCCTGGAATTTCCCTTCTTGAGATAGATAAAATTTGTGAAGATATGATAAGGGCTGCTGGGGCAAAACCTGCTTTTAAAGGTCTTTATGGCTTTCCAAATGCAGCTTGCATAAGCGTCAATGAAGTAGTGATCCACGGAATCCCAAATGAGTATAAGCTAAAAGAGGGTGATATCGTTAGCGTTGATATCGGCTCAAATTTAGATGGTTATTTTGGTGATTCGGCTAGGACATTTGGAGTTGGTAAAATTTCAAAAGAAGACGAGGCTTTGATCGCTTGCTCAAAAGATGCACTATATTTTGCGATTGACTATATAAGAGCTGGTATGCATTTTAAAGAAATTTGCTATGAGCTTGAGAAATTTATTCTTGGTAGAGGTTATGTGCCTTTACGTGGATATTGCGGTCACGGTATAGGAAAAAGGCCACACGAAGAGCCAGAAATTCCAAACTATCTTGAGGGGCATAACCCAAAAGCTGGACCAAAGATAAAAGAGGGAATGGTATTTTGTATAGAGCCAATGATCTGCCAAAAAGACGGCACGCCAGTTTTGGGAAGTGATAACTGGAAAGTAACTTCAAAAGATGGTTTGAGAACTAGCCATTATGAGCATTGCATGGCGATAGTTAATGGCAAAGCCGAAATTTTAAGCCAAGCATAA
- the rpmC gene encoding 50S ribosomal protein L29 has product MKYTELKDKSVAELNALLKEKKVLLFTLRQKLKTMQLSNPNEISAVRKEIAQINTAISATRQGA; this is encoded by the coding sequence ATGAAATATACTGAGTTAAAAGATAAGAGCGTTGCAGAATTAAACGCGTTGCTAAAAGAGAAAAAGGTGCTTTTATTTACTTTAAGACAAAAGCTAAAAACTATGCAGTTAAGCAACCCTAATGAGATTAGTGCTGTTCGCAAAGAGATAGCTCAGATCAACACTGCAATTAGTGCAACAAGACAAGGGGCGTAA
- the rplE gene encoding 50S ribosomal protein L5, whose translation MSRLKDKFNETIKPALVKEFDIKNPMLIPALEKIVISVGAGDSAKDQKVLQNMADTISLIAGQKAVITDAKKSVAGFKVREGFPVGIKVTLRKEQMYAFLDKLISVALPRVKDFRGLPKNGFDGRGNYNFGLSEQLMFPEVEYDKILRTHGMNITIATTAKNDKEAFKLLELFGVPFAKGK comes from the coding sequence ATGAGTAGATTAAAAGATAAATTTAACGAAACTATCAAGCCAGCTCTCGTAAAAGAATTTGACATCAAAAATCCAATGCTTATCCCTGCGCTTGAGAAAATTGTGATCAGTGTAGGTGCTGGAGACTCTGCGAAAGATCAGAAAGTGCTTCAAAATATGGCTGATACCATTTCACTTATCGCTGGACAAAAAGCAGTTATCACTGATGCTAAAAAATCAGTTGCTGGCTTTAAAGTTCGCGAAGGTTTCCCTGTTGGTATCAAAGTAACTTTGAGAAAAGAGCAAATGTATGCTTTCTTAGATAAGCTAATTAGCGTTGCTCTTCCAAGGGTTAAAGACTTCCGTGGTCTTCCAAAAAATGGCTTTGATGGACGTGGAAACTATAACTTTGGTCTTAGCGAGCAGCTAATGTTTCCAGAGGTTGAGTATGATAAAATTTTACGAACTCATGGTATGAATATTACGATTGCTACTACGGCTAAAAATGATAAAGAGGCATTCAAATTGCTAGAGCTATTTGGCGTGCCGTTTGCAAAAGGAAAGTAA
- a CDS encoding 50S ribosomal protein L23: MADITDIKTIIYTEKTLGLQEQGVVVIQTSPRVTKNSLKAVLQEYFGVTPVRVNSLRISGKVKRFRGRAGQRDEIKKFYVKLPEGVSLENTEA; encoded by the coding sequence ATGGCGGATATAACTGATATCAAAACAATTATTTATACAGAAAAAACTCTAGGCCTTCAAGAACAAGGCGTTGTTGTTATCCAAACTTCACCAAGAGTTACAAAAAACAGCTTAAAAGCGGTTTTACAAGAGTATTTTGGAGTAACGCCTGTTCGCGTAAATTCACTTAGAATTAGCGGCAAGGTTAAGCGTTTTAGAGGAAGAGCAGGCCAACGTGACGAGATAAAGAAATTCTACGTTAAGTTACCTGAAGGCGTAAGCCTAGAAAATACGGAGGCGTAA
- the rplO gene encoding 50S ribosomal protein L15 translates to MALEKLTPAAGSTHATKRIGRGQGSGNGKTAGKGNKGQRARKGYNEKRGFEGGQQPLQRRLPKVGFTSKFEKPYVINVEKIAAIKELAEISIATIASVHKISKSVTKIKLIGASAKALASKIKDENVSVSGTK, encoded by the coding sequence ATGGCATTAGAAAAATTAACACCTGCTGCAGGTTCAACTCATGCAACCAAAAGAATAGGTCGTGGCCAAGGCAGTGGCAATGGCAAAACTGCTGGCAAAGGTAATAAAGGTCAAAGAGCAAGAAAAGGCTACAATGAGAAAAGAGGTTTTGAGGGCGGACAGCAACCACTTCAAAGACGTCTTCCAAAAGTAGGTTTTACTTCTAAATTTGAAAAACCTTATGTTATTAATGTCGAGAAAATTGCAGCTATAAAAGAGCTTGCTGAAATTTCAATAGCAACAATAGCTAGCGTTCATAAAATTTCAAAGAGCGTTACTAAGATAAAACTAATCGGTGCAAGTGCAAAAGCTCTTGCTTCAAAGATTAAAGACGAGAACGTTAGCGTTAGCGGAACAAAATAA
- the rplX gene encoding 50S ribosomal protein L24 codes for MANVKFKVKKGDTVKIIAGDDKGKTGKILAVLAKKGQVIVEGCKIAKKAIKPSEKTPNGGHVNKEMPIDISNVAKVEG; via the coding sequence ATGGCTAATGTAAAATTTAAAGTCAAAAAAGGCGATACCGTTAAGATCATCGCTGGTGACGATAAAGGCAAAACTGGTAAAATTTTAGCAGTTCTTGCAAAAAAAGGTCAGGTTATAGTTGAGGGATGCAAAATAGCTAAAAAAGCTATCAAACCAAGCGAAAAAACTCCAAATGGTGGTCACGTAAATAAAGAGATGCCAATTGACATATCAAACGTCGCGAAAGTTGAAGGATAA
- the rpmJ gene encoding 50S ribosomal protein L36 gives MKVRPSVKKMCDKCKIVKRSGIIRVICENPKHKQRQG, from the coding sequence ATGAAAGTTCGTCCTTCTGTAAAGAAGATGTGTGACAAATGTAAAATTGTCAAACGTAGTGGCATAATTCGTGTTATCTGCGAAAATCCAAAACATAAACAAAGACAAGGATAA
- the rplB gene encoding 50S ribosomal protein L2: MAIKSYKPYTPSRRYITGLSSEDITAKPSVRSLLVKLPASGGRNNNGRITSRHKEAGAKKLYRIIDFKRRKFGIEGKVEAIEYDPNRNCRIALIAYKDGEKRYIIRPNGLNVGDVIASIDEGSLDIKPGNAMKLRFIPVGTIVHNVELKPGKGAQIARSAGGYAQLMGKEEKYVILRMPSGEMRQVLAECMASIGVVGNEDWANITIGKAGRNRYRGIRPQTRGSAMNPVDHPHGGGEGKKNSGRHPVTPWGKPTKGAKTRRKKASDKLIISRRKGK, from the coding sequence ATGGCTATAAAATCATATAAACCATATACACCTAGTCGCAGATATATCACTGGACTAAGCTCTGAAGATATAACAGCTAAACCAAGCGTTAGAAGCTTGCTTGTTAAACTACCTGCATCTGGCGGTAGAAATAACAATGGTCGTATAACTTCAAGACATAAAGAGGCAGGTGCAAAAAAACTTTATCGTATCATCGACTTTAAACGTCGCAAATTTGGTATAGAAGGTAAAGTTGAAGCAATCGAATACGATCCAAACAGAAACTGCCGTATCGCTCTTATAGCTTACAAAGATGGTGAAAAGCGCTATATTATTAGACCAAATGGCCTAAATGTTGGCGACGTTATCGCATCTATCGATGAGGGCTCACTAGATATTAAACCAGGCAACGCTATGAAATTAAGATTTATCCCAGTTGGTACTATCGTTCATAACGTGGAGCTAAAACCTGGCAAAGGCGCTCAGATAGCTCGTTCAGCTGGTGGTTATGCTCAGCTAATGGGTAAAGAAGAGAAGTACGTTATCTTAAGAATGCCAAGTGGCGAGATGAGACAAGTACTAGCTGAGTGTATGGCAAGTATTGGTGTAGTTGGCAACGAAGATTGGGCTAACATCACTATCGGTAAAGCTGGACGTAATCGCTACCGCGGTATCCGCCCACAAACACGTGGTTCTGCTATGAACCCAGTTGATCACCCACACGGCGGTGGTGAAGGTAAGAAAAATTCAGGCCGTCACCCAGTTACTCCATGGGGTAAACCAACTAAAGGTGCTAAGACTCGCCGTAAAAAAGCTAGTGATAAGCTTATAATTTCAAGAAGGAAAGGAAAATAG